GGCGACGAGGTTGCCGCCCTGCGTGACCCAATCGGTGAACATCGTGACCTGGCCCGCCGAGAGCGGCATCTCGCCGAGCACCACGACGTCGTACGAGGTCAGCGTCCCGGCGTTCACGGTGGACAGGTCGGCCGTCGCAAACGCGTTCAAGCCCTCGCTGCGGAGGATCTCGGCGAGGTAGGTCGAGAACGGATTGGACGCCGAGGTGATGACGAGCACCGGACCTCCCGGCCCCTGAGTCGGCGGCGGGGGCGGCGGCGCCGCCGTCGTGAACGACCAGGTGTAGTCGGCCGCCAGCGCATTACCGGCCACGTCCTTGACGCGTGGGTCGGTCGCGCCGCCCTTGACGGTGGCGGTGTAGGTGGTCAGGTAGGCGAGGGGCGCCGCCGGATCGAGCGTGGCGGTCCTGGTCGAGGTGTTGTAAGTGACCGTGGCGGTGACCAGCGCGTTCAGCGGATCGCGCAGCAGCACGGTGCCGCTCGTGATGGTCGCCGCGCTCATGCTTTCGTTGAACGTCGCCAGCACGTTGGTCGTCGTGCCGATGCCCGAGAGGCCGGCCACCGGCGCGACCGAAGTGACGACCGGCTTGGTCGTGTCGGGCCCGTTGGTGGTGTTGAACACGACGTCAACGAAGTAGCCTTCCGACTGCCAGGTCTGGGCGGGGAAGGCGCTCGCGCCGTACTGGTAGACGCCGTTGGCGCCGTCAACGCCGTCGCGCAGCGCGTGCAGCGGACCGTTGTCCACGCCCGTGGTGGCAAAGTACCCGGGTTGGCTGGAATAGTGCCCGTTCAGGGCGTGATACGAAATCATGTAGGTCGTGTTCGCGGCGATGGCAATCGGCGTCGTGAACGCGACCTCCTGCCAGCCGGACGCGGTTTCGCCCGTGAAGGTCGCGCTGCCGAGCAGCGCGCCCGCGTTGGTCCACAGCTTCGCGATGTGCGTGCCGGTATTGAGGCTGCCTTTGTAGAAACGCGCGCCGGTAATGTAGCCGGCCACGTCAGACCGGAACCGGGTGCCGAGCTCCACGGAATTCGGATCGCCATCGTCAATCTTCTGGGGCACCGTGGTCGGCGTCCAGATGGTGCACGGGCAGGCCGGCGGTGGTGGCGGCGCGGCGGCGGTGGTGAACGTCCAGGTCGAATTGGCGGCCAGCGCGTTGCCGGCCAAATCTTTCACGCGCGGGTCGGTGGCTCCGCCCTTCACGAGCACCGTGTAGGTAGTAGACAGGGCCAGGGCGTTGTCCGGACGGAGCGTGGCCACCCGCGTGGTCGTGTCGTAGGTGACGGTCGCGTTGACCAGGCTGTTCAGCGGATCGCGCAGCTCGAACGTGCCAAGTGAGGCGCCGCCTTCGCCGACAAACCCCGTCGTGCTCGACGAAATGGTGGCGGGGTCCATCGCCTCGCTGAAGGCGGCCGTCACGATAGTGGCGGGATCGACGTTGCCGGAGCCGGTGACCGGGAACACCGAGGTGATGGTGGGCGTGATCGAATCAGGAGGCGGGACGGTGTTGAACACCACGTCGGCCCAATAGCCCTCAGACAAGTAGGTGTCGGTTGGGAAGACACCGCCGGCGCCGTATCGATACACGCCATTCGAACCGTCCACGCCCTCGAGCAGGCCGTGCAACGGCGGGTTGTCCAGAGCGCTCGTGGCAAAGAACCCGTCGGTGCCCGTGTAGTGACCGTTCGGTGCGTGATACGAGACGACGTAGGTGGTGTTCGCGGTCACCGGGACGGCGGAAGCGAGGGTCGCCTGTTGCCAGCCGGACGCGGTTTCACCCGAGAAGGTCACCGTGGCCAGCAGGGTGCCGGTGTTGGTCCACAGCCGGCCGGTGTGCGTGCCGGTGTTCGCCGCGGCCTTGTAGAAGCGGATGCCAGTGATGAACCCGTTGGTGTCGGCGCGGAACCGCGTGCCGACTTCGACCGCCGCCGCGTCGCCGTCGTCGGCGATGGGTGGGACCGACGCTGGGGTCCAAATGGTGCAGGGACACGTCTGTCCGGCCGTGACCGTGATGCCGACGCCGGCGGAGGGCGTCTCGAGATTGCCGCTGTCATCAAACGCGCGGCTGCGGATCGAGACGGCCCCGACCCCGCTCGCGGTCCACGAGAACGTCCAGTTGGTGCCGCCGATCGCCGGTGACCAGGTGGCGCCGCCGTTCACTGACACCTGTACACCGCCGACCATGCCGCCGCCGGCGTCGGACGCCGTGCCGCTGATGGTGATGCTGGTACCGGCGGGGACCGAAGCGCCGGCCGCGGGAGCGGTGATCACGGACGTGGGCGCGGTTACGTCGGTCGATTCGGTGGCCGGCGTCAACCCGGCCTCCAAGGTATCCGGCTGGACGCCCATGTCGGCGAACAGGTTGACGGTGGCCTGCTTCATCCGCGCATCGGCCGCGGTGCTGCCGCGATCGTGGTTGGCGTCGAGACCCCACGACCACTGGATTGTGCCCGCCCCGAATACCAGGGCGCCGCTCGGATCGCGGTAGACCGTCAGGCTATGGGTAGCGGTCCCGGCGCCATAAGTTGATCCGTAGTCGAGCAGCATCGAGGTGACGTTGCGCGTCGTGGTCGACAACCGCATCAGGCCCGGCGGCGTGAAGGCGTTGGTGGGGGCTTCGTCCCACTCGTAGCCGAGGGTGCCGTTGGGCAGGGTCGCCACCCCGCCGACGGCGAGGGTGGCCACCGAGGTGTTGCGCCAGAACCGCATCTTGCCGTCGGCCGCCGGCACGGTGATCGATGTCGTGTTGCCGTCGTTGACGCGGAAGATAGTGCCCATCAGCGCGTTCTCGGGCCGGCCGCCGTCGGCGGGCGGGCTGAAGCGCGGGTCACGCCAGGTGCCGGTCCACGTCGGAGTGGCCGGGTCGATCACGCCGTTCGCGTGGGTTTCCTTATAGGACACCAGCGTGCGGTACGGCGTCGCCGCGCCGTCGCTGCTCGGTTCCCAGCGGGCCTTCCAGTACATGGCGTTGCCGCTGAAGAATCCCAGGTGGACGCCGGCGCCGCGGGCGGCTTCCACGTTGGCGCGCTGGGTGCCGGTCCAGTACTCGTCGTGACCGACTGACAGGAACACCTTGTGTTCGAGCAGTTCAGCGGCGGCGCGATCGGTGTCGGCGCCGGCGATGTAGCTGACGTCGAAGCCGTTCTTCTCGAGCCAGCGAACCATCGGATACTCGGCGTTGAAGACGGCGTCTTCCGGGCTGGCGGCGCGCGTGTTGAGCGGCCGGTTGTAGCTCACTTTGTAGGCGCGATTCGGGCTGACCCCGGGGCCGCCCTGGTAGAAGCTGTTGCCGCCGTACGAGTTGTAGGCCTGCCACGTCGTGTCGGCCGTCTGGAACAGCACGTCGGACTGTCCGGTATCGTCGCGGACGATGAAGAAGATGTGACTGGCGCCGCCGTTGTCCACGCGCTCGGGCCGCGCGAAGTAGACTCCGGACACCGCGTCCGCGGGCACCGTCCACGAGGCCGACACGTTCCAGTTGCCGCAGTCAACGAGACCGGTCGCTGGGTCGGTGAGGCAACCGGGCTGCAACTGGGGCAGCGGGGCCGACGGGCTGATCGTCGCGACCCGGCGGGCACCGAAGCCGCTGTAATAGCCCATGCGATAAATGGCGATGGTGTAGTTGTTCGAGTCCGTATCGATCTTGAATCGTTGCGTCTGACCTCGAACCACGCTGATCTCGGTCGCAAACCCCTGGATGCTGGAATCGCCGCTGCCGGTGACATCCCAGGCACTGGTGGGATCGCCGGGCAGCTGGTTCTCGCACACCACCGGGTTGACGGCGGCGGCGCACCCGCCTTGCGCCTGCATGCGCGAGGCGGCGCCGCTCAGCATGGCGAGCGCCGTGGCTCCGGCGAGCAAGGCCATGAGCAGGAGCCGCGCGGGCGAGGCCGCCGAAGCGGACGGACGAACGGAGGCGGCCGGCAAGGTCGGTTCAGGCATGGGCATGTTTGGCTCGCTGGGCACACGTGCGCCCGACGGCTGCTCAGCAACCGCCGTTCCAGCGCCGGGGACGCCGTGCGCACGGTCCGGTAACGGCCGGGATTGCACGGTTTGTTTGCAATATCAGTGGCTGAATGCGAATTGGCTCAGGGGCGAGGCGATCGGCGCCGCGAGCTGGCGCTGATCGCGCGCCGCCCGGCGACGGCTTTTCTCGCCCCCGGGGCAGACGCGCATTCCCAACCGCCCGAATTCAACGAGGTTCGGTGTGCGGTCGTGTCGCGGTGCGAAAACCGGCATGCGGTCTTCAAAGGCGGCACCGCGCCCGCATTCTGTCGCCGCCGGGGCAGACAACGCCGCGCGCAGCCGCGCCGAAACCGCCCAAATCCCCGGAAAGTGATGGGTTTACGCGGCCCGGCCGCGGCAAGGCAGGGCTGGACTGCCGTTTGCTCAAGTGCCGGAACGATGTCGGCGATCAGGGAAATCTTCGCGGAGCAGTGGCAATACCGTGAACTGCTGCTGCGCATGACGATGCGCGATCTGCTGCTGCGCTACAAGCAGACCGTGATGGGTCTGGGCTGGGCGATCTTCATGCCCCTGGTGAACACCGCGATCTTCTCGGTGATCTTCACCCGGGTCGCGTCGATCGACGTTGGCGTGGCCTATCCCGTCTACGCCTTCTGCGGGCTGGTCGCCTGGAACTTCTTCGCCTCGGCGCTGCGCTTCTCCGTGGTGTCGCTCACCTCCAATCCAAGCCTGGTCACCAAGCTGTTCTTCCCACGCGAAATCTTTCCGTTCTCCGCGGTGCTGGTGTCGCTGGTGGACTACGGCGTGGCCTCGCTGGTGCTGGCCGCGCTGATGATCTACTACGACATCGCGCTGAGCTGGTCGATCCTGCTGCTGCCGGTGGTGGTCGCCGTCCAGGTGATCTTCACGGCCGCCATCGCGCTGCTGCTGGCGATGGGGAATCTGTTCTATCGCGACGTCAAGTACCTGTTCGAGATCGTGATCTCGGTATGGATGTTCGCCAGCTCGGTGGTCTACCCGGTGGGCCGCGTCGGCGGCCGGCTCGGAGCGCTGCTGGCGTTGAACCCGATGACCCACATGATCGACGCCTTCCGGGCGGTGCTGATCGACGGCACCGCGCCGGCGCCCGCCTTCGCCGCGACCGCCGTGGTCAGCGTCGTCCTCTTCATCGGCATCTGGCTGATGTTCCACGCCGCCGAGTTCGAGTTCGCGGAGAACATCTAGTGGCCACCGTCTCCCTCGCAGGGGTGTGGAAGAAGTTTCGGCGCGGTGAGCGTCACGACAGCCTGCGGGATCTCGTGCCGGCGATGTTCGCGCGCCTGGGACGCCGCCGCCAGGAGCAACCGCTCGCGCGTGAGGAGTTCTGGGCGCTCCGTGACGTGTCGCTGCAGATTGGCCCGGGGGAGGCGGTCGGCGTGATCGGGCCCAACGGCGCGGGCAAGTCCACGCTCCTGAAGATCCTGACCAACATCCTGCGGCCGAACAAGGGCCAGCGCTCGGTGGAGGGACGGATCGGCGCGCTGATCGAGGTGGCGGCCGGGTTTCACCCCGACCTGACCGGCCGGGAGAACGTCTACCTGCAGGGCGCCATCCTCGGCATGCCGCGCGCGGAGATCGGGCGGAAGTTCGACGCCATCGTCGATTTCGCCGGCGTCGAGGAATTCATCGAGACGCCGGTCAAGCGCTACTCGTCCGGCATGAACGCGCGCCTGGGCTTTGCCATTGCCGCGCATCTCGACCCCGACGTGCTGCTCGTCGACGAGGTCCTGAGCGTGGGCGACGTCGCCTTTCAGGCCAAGTGCGTGGACCGCATGCGGACGCTGCTCACCAAGGGCGTGCCGCTGGTGTTCGTGTCGCACAACCTGACGGCGGTCGTGGACTTGTGCACGCGGGCGGTGCTGATCGACAGGGGGGTCGTGCGATACGACGGCCGTCCGGCCGAGGCGGTCGCGGAGTTCCGGCGGTATCGGCCGGAACCTTCCGCGGCCGCCGACGGTCTTGCCGATGCCGGGCCGATTCGCATCACCGACGTCCGCTTGATGCACCCGGCCGGGGACGCCTCGCCCTTGTTCGTGACCGGGCGGCCGCTGACGGTGCGGGTCGCGTATCACGCGTCGGTGCCGGTGACGCAACCGCAGATCGCCATCGACATTCACAACGCCGACGGCGTCTATTGCGCCGGCATCAACACGCGGATGGACGAGCGGGACCTCGGGACGCTGGCGGGCGATGGCTACGTGGACCTGGTGATCCCGAAGCTGTGGCTGCTGCCGGGCGCCTACTCGATCTCAGCCGGCATCCTCGACCACAACGCCCTGCAGACCTACGACCTGAAACTGCGCGCCTACCCGTTCTCGGTGCTCTCCGAGCGGCGCGACTACGGACTTGTGTATCTCGAACATGAATGGCGGACGCCCGCACCCACCGTGCGCCAGGCCCCGGTCGCGGCCCGGCGCCGGGCCCGCGGACGCCTTGTGACTGCCCAGGAGGAGCTCCCGTGATTGCTGCAGACGTAATGCTCGGATCGAATGTGTCGATACCGCAGCCTACCCTCGTAAACCTGTACGGCTGCCGGATTGGCGCCAATACCCGGATCGGCGCGTTCGTGGAAGTGCAACGCGGCGCGGTGATCGGAGAGAACTGCAAGATCTCGAGCCACAGCTTCGTGTGCGCCGGCGTCGCCATCGAGGACGGCGTGTTCGTCGGGCACGGGGTGATGTTCATCAACGATCTCTATCCCAGCGCGGTAAACGACTCCGGCGAGTTGCAGACCGAGGCGGACTGGGAACTGATCGAAACGCGGGTGAAGCGGCATGCCTCGATCGGCAGCAACGCCACCATTCTGGCGGGGGTGACGATTGGCGAGGGCGCCCTGGTGGGCGCCGGCGCGGTGGTCACGCACGACGTGCCGCCCTATGCGGTCGTCGCGGGCGTGCCGGCGGTAGGCATCGGCACTCGGCAGGAACTGACCAACCGCGCGGGTGCCCGCGCAGACAGGCGGATCTCGTGATTGGCGTCGGCATCATCGGCTTCGGATACTGGGGACCAAACCTGGTCCGCAACTTCTACGAGACGCCCGGGTGCCGGGTGGTCTCGGTCAGCGACCTGCACGCGGATCGGCTGGCGCGCGTGCGCGCCCGCTACCCGACGGTGGACACCGCCGCGGATCATCGTGATCTGCTCACCGACCCCCGCATCGACCTGGTCGCCATCGCCACGCCGGTGTCGACTCACTTCGACCTCGCCATGCAGGCGCTGCGGATG
The Vicinamibacterales bacterium genome window above contains:
- a CDS encoding ABC transporter permease codes for the protein MSAIREIFAEQWQYRELLLRMTMRDLLLRYKQTVMGLGWAIFMPLVNTAIFSVIFTRVASIDVGVAYPVYAFCGLVAWNFFASALRFSVVSLTSNPSLVTKLFFPREIFPFSAVLVSLVDYGVASLVLAALMIYYDIALSWSILLLPVVVAVQVIFTAAIALLLAMGNLFYRDVKYLFEIVISVWMFASSVVYPVGRVGGRLGALLALNPMTHMIDAFRAVLIDGTAPAPAFAATAVVSVVLFIGIWLMFHAAEFEFAENI
- a CDS encoding ABC transporter ATP-binding protein, giving the protein MATVSLAGVWKKFRRGERHDSLRDLVPAMFARLGRRRQEQPLAREEFWALRDVSLQIGPGEAVGVIGPNGAGKSTLLKILTNILRPNKGQRSVEGRIGALIEVAAGFHPDLTGRENVYLQGAILGMPRAEIGRKFDAIVDFAGVEEFIETPVKRYSSGMNARLGFAIAAHLDPDVLLVDEVLSVGDVAFQAKCVDRMRTLLTKGVPLVFVSHNLTAVVDLCTRAVLIDRGVVRYDGRPAEAVAEFRRYRPEPSAAADGLADAGPIRITDVRLMHPAGDASPLFVTGRPLTVRVAYHASVPVTQPQIAIDIHNADGVYCAGINTRMDERDLGTLAGDGYVDLVIPKLWLLPGAYSISAGILDHNALQTYDLKLRAYPFSVLSERRDYGLVYLEHEWRTPAPTVRQAPVAARRRARGRLVTAQEELP
- a CDS encoding acyltransferase, encoding MIAADVMLGSNVSIPQPTLVNLYGCRIGANTRIGAFVEVQRGAVIGENCKISSHSFVCAGVAIEDGVFVGHGVMFINDLYPSAVNDSGELQTEADWELIETRVKRHASIGSNATILAGVTIGEGALVGAGAVVTHDVPPYAVVAGVPAVGIGTRQELTNRAGARADRRIS